A genomic region of Zalophus californianus isolate mZalCal1 chromosome 1, mZalCal1.pri.v2, whole genome shotgun sequence contains the following coding sequences:
- the POMGNT2 gene encoding protein O-linked-mannose beta-1,4-N-acetylglucosaminyltransferase 2, which produces MHLSAVVNALLVSVLAAVLWKHVRLREHAASLEAEVAGSRQAPEPAPAPRIDYPKALQILMEGGTHMVCTGRTHTDRVCRFKWLCYSNEAEEFIFFHGNASVMLPNLGSRRFQPALLDLSTVEDHNTQYFNFVELPAAALRFMPKPVFVPDVALLANRFNPDNLMHVFHDDLLPLFYTLRQFPGLAHEARLFFMEGWSEGAHFDLYKLLSPKQPLLRAQLKTLGRLLCFSHAFVGLSKITTWYQYGFVQPQGPKANILVSGNEIRQFARFMMEKLNVSHSGTPASEEYILVLSRTQNRLILNEAQLLLALAQEFQMKTVTVSLEDHAFADVVRLVSNASMLVSMHGAQLVTALFLPRGATVVELFPYAVNPDHYTPYKTLATLPGMDLQYVAWRNMMPENTVTHPERPWDQGGITHLDRAEQARILQSREVPRHLCCRNPEWLFRIYQDTKVDIPSLIQTIRRVVKGRPGPRKQKWTVGLYPGKVREARCQASVQGASEARLTVSWQIPWNLKYLKVREVKYEVWLQEQGENTYVPYILALQNHTFTENIKPFTTYLVWVRCIFNKILLGPFADVLVCNT; this is translated from the coding sequence ATGCACCTGTCGGCGGTGGTCAACGCGCTCCTGGTGTCGGTGCTGGCGGCCGTCCTGTGGAAGCACGTGCGGCTGCGCGAGCATGCGGCGTCTCTGGAGGCTGAGGTGGCGGGCAGTCGCCAGGCCCCGGAGCCCGCCCCCGCGCCGCGGATCGACTACCCGAAGGCCCTGCAGATCCTGATGGAGGGGGGCACGCATATGGTGTGCACGGGCCGCACGCACACCGACCGCGTCTGCCGCTTTAAGTGGCTCTGCTACTCCAACGAGGCCGAGGAATTCATCTTCTTCCATGGCAACGCCTCGGTCATGCTGCCCAACCTGGGCTCCCGGCGCTTCCAGCCGGCCCTGCTCGACCTGTCCACCGTGGAGGACCACAACACCCAGTACTTCAACTTCGTGGAGCTGCCGGCCGCTGCCCTGCGCTTCATGCCCAAGCCCGTGTTCGTGCCCGACGTGGCGCTCCTCGCCAACCGCTTCAACCCCGACAACCTGATGCACGTCTTCCACGACGACCTGCTGCCTCTCTTCTACACCCTGCGGCAGTTCCCTGGGCTGGCGCACGAGGCCCGGCTCTTCTTCATGGAGGGCTGGAGTGAGGGCGCCCACTTTGACCTGTACAAGCTGCTCAGTCCCAAGCAGCCGCTCCTGCGGGCGCAGCTGAAGACGCTGGGCCGCCTGCTGTGCTTCTCCCATGCTTTCGTGGGCCTCTCCAAGATCACCACATGGTACCAGTACGGCTTCgtccagccccagggccccaaGGCTAACATCCTCGTCTCAGGCAACGAGATCCGGCAGTTTGCCCGGTTCATGATGGAAAAGCTGAACGTGAGCCACTCAGGGACTCCCGCCAGCGAAGAGTACATTTTGGTCCTCAGCCGCACCCAGAACAGACTCATCCTGAATGAGGCACAGCTGCTGCTGGCGCTGGCCCAGGAGTTCCAGATGAAGACAGTGACCGTGTCCCTGGAGGACCACGCCTTTGCCGATGTTGTGCGGCTGGTCAGCAATGCCTCCATGCTGGTCAGCATGCATGGGGCCCAGCTGGTCACTGCCCTCTTCCTGCCCCGCGGGGCCACCGTGGTCGAGCTCTTCCCGTATGCTGTCAATCCGGACCACTACACCCCTTATAAGACGCTGGCCACGCTGCCTGGCATGGACCTCCAGTATGTAGCCTGGCGCAACATGATGCCAGAGAACACGGTCACGCATCCCGAGCGGCCCTGGGACCAGGGGGGCATCACTCACCTAGACCGGGCTGAGCAGGCCCGTATCCTACAGAGCCGTGAGGTCCCGCGGCATCTGTGTTGCCGGAACCCTGAGTGGCTCTTCCGGATCTACCAGGACACCAAGGTGGACATCCCATCCCTCATCCAAACCATACGGCGAGTGGTAAAGGGCCGGCCAGGGCCACGGAAGCAAAAGTGGACCGTCGGCCTCTACCCAGGCAAGGTTCGGGAGGCGCGGTGCCAGGCGTCTGTGCAGGGCGCCTCTGAGGCCCGCCTCACTGTCTCCTGGCAGATCCCCTGGAACCTCAAGTACCTGAAGGTGAGGGAGGTGAAGTACGAGGTGTGGCtccaggagcagggggagaacaCCTACGTGCCTTACATCCTGGCCCTGCAGAACCATACTTTCACTGAGAACATCAAGCCTTTCACTACCTACTTGGTGTGGGTCCGCTGCATCTTCAACAAGATCCTCCTGGGACCCTTTGCAGATGTGCTGGTGTGCAACACGTAG